In Danaus plexippus chromosome 6, MEX_DaPlex, whole genome shotgun sequence, a single window of DNA contains:
- the LOC133320815 gene encoding uncharacterized protein LOC133320815 isoform X11, with product MRSVCLAFGILLAFTNASERVQRSYGGGGGGGGGGGFGFGGGGGFGYGGGGGGGGGFGGGLGGGAGLGAGLDVIRSGVHGILDKVHEGLGNIGAGAGGAGGFGGSFGAGLGGSAGGGSGLGGGAGGGIGGGKEKVVYTKSDDGKSGGFAFTGTTGNGGYGGGGGYSSGGGGSGYGGGAGGGSGHSSGHGGGSAGGFGGNGASGSGGLGGGAGGGIGGGAGIGSGHGGSAGGSGGFGGSGSGGFGTGLGGGAGLGGGSGGGHGGSSGGSGSYGGSGSGGLGGGSGGGHGGSSGGSGGYGGSSSGGLGSGSGLGGGAGLGGGAGLGGGAGLGGGAGGGHGGSTGGSGGYGGSGSGGLGSGSGLGGGAGLGGGAGGGHGGSTGGSGGYGGSGSGGLGSGSGLGGGAGLGGGAGLGGGAGIGGGAGGGHGGSSGGSGGYGGSGSGGLGGGAGLGGGAGLGGGAGGGHGGSSGGSGGYGGSGSGGLGGGAGLGGGAGLGGGAGGGHRGSIGGSGGYGISGSGGLGGGLGGGLGGGLGGNGGIGGGHGFSAGGLSSGGLGGGAGLGGALGAGISGLGGFGGFGGSHGGYGASGGSHGGSSGCGSGSCGGCGSGSCGGHGGAFAKASASASASASAGSYGK from the exons ATGAGATCGGTCTGTTTAGCTTTTGGGATTTTGTTGGCATTTACCAATGCATCTG agaGAGTTCAAAGAAGCTACGGCGGAGGTGGAGGGGGCGGAGGTGGCGGCGGATTCGGTTTTGGTGGCGGAGGCGGATTCGGATATGGAGGTGGAGGTGGCGGCGGAGGTGGATTTGGAGGAGGCCTCGGCGGGGGTGCTGGATTAGGAGCAGGATTGGATGTTATTCGAAGTGGCGTTCATGGTATCCTCGATAAAGTACACGAAGGCCTCGGCAATATCGGCGCTGGTGCAGGTGGAGCCGGCGGTTTTGGAGGAAGTTTTGGAGCTGGTTTAGGAGGAAGTGCTGGAGGTGGTAGTGGCTTAGGAGGAGGAGCCGGCGGGGGCATCGGAGGTGGAAAAGAAAAAGTTGTTTACACCAAGTCTGACGATGGTAAATCCGGTGGATTTGCATTCACTGGAACCACTGGGAACGGTGGATATGGCGGAGGTGGTGGATACAGCAGCGGCGGTGGTGGCAGCGGCTATGGCGGAGGAGCTGGAGGAGGAAGTGGTCATAGCAGCGGACATGGTGGAGGTAGTGCTGGAGGATTCGGAGGTAATGGAGCTTCCGGTAGCGGAGGACTAGGAGGTGGTGCTGGAGGTGGAATTGGAGGAGGTGCTGGGATTGGTAGTGGACATGGAGGAAGTGCCGGAGGTTCTGGAGGTTTTGGAGGTTCTGGCAGCGGAGGATTTGGTACTGGACTGGGAGGTGGCGCTGGTCTAGGAGGTGGGTCTGGAGGTGGACATGGAGGCAGCAGTGGAGGTTCTGGAAGTTATGGAGGTTCTGGTAGCGGAGGACTAGGAGGTGGGTCTGGAGGTGGACATGGAGGCAGCTCTGGAGGTTCTGGAGGTTATGGAGGTTCTAGTAGCGGAGGACTAGGAAGTGGCTCTGGACTAGGAGGTGGCG CTGGACTAGGAGGTGGCGCTGGACTAGGTGGTGGCGCTGGATTAGGAGGTGGTGCTGGAGGTGGACATGGAGGCAGCACTGGAGGTTCTGGAGGTTATGGAGGTTCTGGTAGCGGAGGACTAGGAAGTGGCTCTGGACTAGGAGGTGGCGCTGGACTAGGAG GTGGTGCTGGAGGTGGACATGGAGGCAGCACTGGAG GTTCTGGAGGTTATGGAGGTTCTGGTAGCGGAGGACTAGGAAGTGGCTCTGGACTAGGAGGTGGCGCTGGACTAGGAGGTGGGGCTGGACTAGGAGGTGGCGCTGGAATAGGAGGTGGCGCTGGAGGTGGACATGGAGGCAGCAGTGGAGGTTCTGGAGGTTATGGAGGTTCTGGCAGCGGAGGACTAGGAGGTGGCGCTGGACTAGGTGGTGGCGCTGGATTAGGAGGTGGTGCTGGAGGTGGACATGGAGGCAGCAGTGGAGGTTCTGGAGGTTATGGAGGTTCTGGTAGCGGAGGACTAGGAGGTGGCGCTGGACTAGGTGGTGGCGCTGGATTAGGAGGTGGTGCTGGAGGTGGACATAGAGGAAGCATTGGAGGTTCTGGAGGTTATGGAATTTCTGGTAGCGGAGGACTAGGAGGAGGGCTAGGAGGTGGGCTAGGAGGTGGACTTGGTGGTAATGGAGGAATTGGCGGAGGACACGGATTCAGTGCTGGAGGTTTAAGTAGTGGGGGTCTCGGAGGTGGCGCTGGACTAGGTGGCGCACTTGGCGCTGGTATCAGTGGCTTAGGAGGGTTCGGTGGTTTCGGTGGAAGCCATGGAGGTTACGGAGCATCAGGAGGGTCGCATGGTGGTTCAAGTGGATGTGGTTCAGGTTCCTGCGGTGGCTGCGGTTCAGGTTCTTGTGGTGGTCATGGTGGGGCATTTGCCAAAGCGAGCGCCTCTGCTTCTGCCTCAGCCTCAGCAGGTAGTTATGGAAAATAA
- the LOC133320815 gene encoding uncharacterized protein LOC133320815 isoform X14 translates to MRSVCLAFGILLAFTNASERVQRSYGGGGGGGGGGGFGFGGGGGFGYGGGGGGGGGFGGGLGGGAGLGAGLDVIRSGVHGILDKVHEGLGNIGAGAGGAGGFGGSFGAGLGGSAGGGSGLGGGAGGGIGGGKEKVVYTKSDDGKSGGFAFTGTTGNGGYGGGGGYSSGGGGSGYGGGAGGGSGHSSGHGGGSAGGFGGNGASGSGGLGGGAGGGIGGGAGIGSGHGGSAGGSGGFGGSGSGGFGTGLGGGAGLGGGSGGGHGGSSGGSGSYGGSGSGGLGGGSGGGHGGSSGGSGGYGGSSSGGLGSGSGLGGGAGLGGGAGLGGGAGLGGGAGGGHGGSTGGSGGYGGSGSGGLGSGSGLGGGAGLGGGAGGGHGGSTGGYGGSGSGGLGSGSGLGGGAGLGGGAGLGGGAGIGGGAGGGHGGSSGGSGGYGGSGSGGLGGGAGLGGGAGLGGGAGGGHGGSSGGSGGYGGSGSGGLGGGAGLGGGAGLGGGAGGGHRGSIGGSGGYGISGSGGLGGGLGGGLGGGLGGNGGIGGGHGFSAGGLSSGGLGGGAGLGGALGAGISGLGGFGGFGGSHGGYGASGGSHGGSSGCGSGSCGGCGSGSCGGHGGAFAKASASASASASAGSYGK, encoded by the exons ATGAGATCGGTCTGTTTAGCTTTTGGGATTTTGTTGGCATTTACCAATGCATCTG agaGAGTTCAAAGAAGCTACGGCGGAGGTGGAGGGGGCGGAGGTGGCGGCGGATTCGGTTTTGGTGGCGGAGGCGGATTCGGATATGGAGGTGGAGGTGGCGGCGGAGGTGGATTTGGAGGAGGCCTCGGCGGGGGTGCTGGATTAGGAGCAGGATTGGATGTTATTCGAAGTGGCGTTCATGGTATCCTCGATAAAGTACACGAAGGCCTCGGCAATATCGGCGCTGGTGCAGGTGGAGCCGGCGGTTTTGGAGGAAGTTTTGGAGCTGGTTTAGGAGGAAGTGCTGGAGGTGGTAGTGGCTTAGGAGGAGGAGCCGGCGGGGGCATCGGAGGTGGAAAAGAAAAAGTTGTTTACACCAAGTCTGACGATGGTAAATCCGGTGGATTTGCATTCACTGGAACCACTGGGAACGGTGGATATGGCGGAGGTGGTGGATACAGCAGCGGCGGTGGTGGCAGCGGCTATGGCGGAGGAGCTGGAGGAGGAAGTGGTCATAGCAGCGGACATGGTGGAGGTAGTGCTGGAGGATTCGGAGGTAATGGAGCTTCCGGTAGCGGAGGACTAGGAGGTGGTGCTGGAGGTGGAATTGGAGGAGGTGCTGGGATTGGTAGTGGACATGGAGGAAGTGCCGGAGGTTCTGGAGGTTTTGGAGGTTCTGGCAGCGGAGGATTTGGTACTGGACTGGGAGGTGGCGCTGGTCTAGGAGGTGGGTCTGGAGGTGGACATGGAGGCAGCAGTGGAGGTTCTGGAAGTTATGGAGGTTCTGGTAGCGGAGGACTAGGAGGTGGGTCTGGAGGTGGACATGGAGGCAGCTCTGGAGGTTCTGGAGGTTATGGAGGTTCTAGTAGCGGAGGACTAGGAAGTGGCTCTGGACTAGGAGGTGGCG CTGGACTAGGAGGTGGCGCTGGACTAGGTGGTGGCGCTGGATTAGGAGGTGGTGCTGGAGGTGGACATGGAGGCAGCACTGGAGGTTCTGGAGGTTATGGAGGTTCTGGTAGCGGAGGACTAGGAAGTGGCTCTGGACTAGGAGGTGGCGCTGGACTAGGAG GTGGTGCTGGAGGTGGACATGGAGGCAGCACTGGAG GTTATGGAGGTTCTGGTAGCGGAGGACTAGGAAGTGGCTCTGGACTAGGAGGTGGCGCTGGACTAGGAGGTGGGGCTGGACTAGGAGGTGGCGCTGGAATAGGAGGTGGCGCTGGAGGTGGACATGGAGGCAGCAGTGGAGGTTCTGGAGGTTATGGAGGTTCTGGCAGCGGAGGACTAGGAGGTGGCGCTGGACTAGGTGGTGGCGCTGGATTAGGAGGTGGTGCTGGAGGTGGACATGGAGGCAGCAGTGGAGGTTCTGGAGGTTATGGAGGTTCTGGTAGCGGAGGACTAGGAGGTGGCGCTGGACTAGGTGGTGGCGCTGGATTAGGAGGTGGTGCTGGAGGTGGACATAGAGGAAGCATTGGAGGTTCTGGAGGTTATGGAATTTCTGGTAGCGGAGGACTAGGAGGAGGGCTAGGAGGTGGGCTAGGAGGTGGACTTGGTGGTAATGGAGGAATTGGCGGAGGACACGGATTCAGTGCTGGAGGTTTAAGTAGTGGGGGTCTCGGAGGTGGCGCTGGACTAGGTGGCGCACTTGGCGCTGGTATCAGTGGCTTAGGAGGGTTCGGTGGTTTCGGTGGAAGCCATGGAGGTTACGGAGCATCAGGAGGGTCGCATGGTGGTTCAAGTGGATGTGGTTCAGGTTCCTGCGGTGGCTGCGGTTCAGGTTCTTGTGGTGGTCATGGTGGGGCATTTGCCAAAGCGAGCGCCTCTGCTTCTGCCTCAGCCTCAGCAGGTAGTTATGGAAAATAA
- the LOC133320815 gene encoding uncharacterized protein LOC133320815 isoform X21 — MRSVCLAFGILLAFTNASERVQRSYGGGGGGGGGGGFGFGGGGGFGYGGGGGGGGGFGGGLGGGAGLGAGLDVIRSGVHGILDKVHEGLGNIGAGAGGAGGFGGSFGAGLGGSAGGGSGLGGGAGGGIGGGKEKVVYTKSDDGKSGGFAFTGTTGNGGYGGGGGYSSGGGGSGYGGGAGGGSGHSSGHGGGSAGGFGGNGASGSGGLGGGAGGGIGGGAGIGSGHGGSAGGSGGFGGSGSGGFGTGLGGGAGLGGGSGGGHGGSSGGSGSYGGSGSGGLGGGSGGGHGGSSGGSGGYGGSSSGGLGSGSGLGGGAGLGGGAGLGGGAGLGGGAGGGHGGSTGGSGGYGGSGSGGLGSGSGLGGGAGLGGGAGGGHGGSTGGYGGSGSGGLGSGSGLGGGAGLGGGAGGGHGGSSGGSGGYGGSGSGGLGGGAGLGGGAGLGGGAGGGHGGSSGGSGGYGGSGSGGLGGGAGLGGGAGLGGGAGGGHRGSIGGSGGYGISGSGGLGGGLGGGLGGGLGGNGGIGGGHGFSAGGLSSGGLGGGAGLGGALGAGISGLGGFGGFGGSHGGYGASGGSHGGSSGCGSGSCGGCGSGSCGGHGGAFAKASASASASASAGSYGK; from the exons ATGAGATCGGTCTGTTTAGCTTTTGGGATTTTGTTGGCATTTACCAATGCATCTG agaGAGTTCAAAGAAGCTACGGCGGAGGTGGAGGGGGCGGAGGTGGCGGCGGATTCGGTTTTGGTGGCGGAGGCGGATTCGGATATGGAGGTGGAGGTGGCGGCGGAGGTGGATTTGGAGGAGGCCTCGGCGGGGGTGCTGGATTAGGAGCAGGATTGGATGTTATTCGAAGTGGCGTTCATGGTATCCTCGATAAAGTACACGAAGGCCTCGGCAATATCGGCGCTGGTGCAGGTGGAGCCGGCGGTTTTGGAGGAAGTTTTGGAGCTGGTTTAGGAGGAAGTGCTGGAGGTGGTAGTGGCTTAGGAGGAGGAGCCGGCGGGGGCATCGGAGGTGGAAAAGAAAAAGTTGTTTACACCAAGTCTGACGATGGTAAATCCGGTGGATTTGCATTCACTGGAACCACTGGGAACGGTGGATATGGCGGAGGTGGTGGATACAGCAGCGGCGGTGGTGGCAGCGGCTATGGCGGAGGAGCTGGAGGAGGAAGTGGTCATAGCAGCGGACATGGTGGAGGTAGTGCTGGAGGATTCGGAGGTAATGGAGCTTCCGGTAGCGGAGGACTAGGAGGTGGTGCTGGAGGTGGAATTGGAGGAGGTGCTGGGATTGGTAGTGGACATGGAGGAAGTGCCGGAGGTTCTGGAGGTTTTGGAGGTTCTGGCAGCGGAGGATTTGGTACTGGACTGGGAGGTGGCGCTGGTCTAGGAGGTGGGTCTGGAGGTGGACATGGAGGCAGCAGTGGAGGTTCTGGAAGTTATGGAGGTTCTGGTAGCGGAGGACTAGGAGGTGGGTCTGGAGGTGGACATGGAGGCAGCTCTGGAGGTTCTGGAGGTTATGGAGGTTCTAGTAGCGGAGGACTAGGAAGTGGCTCTGGACTAGGAGGTGGCG CTGGACTAGGAGGTGGCGCTGGACTAGGTGGTGGCGCTGGATTAGGAGGTGGTGCTGGAGGTGGACATGGAGGCAGCACTGGAGGTTCTGGAGGTTATGGAGGTTCTGGTAGCGGAGGACTAGGAAGTGGCTCTGGACTAGGAGGTGGCGCTGGACTAGGAG GTGGTGCTGGAGGTGGACATGGAGGCAGCACTGGAG GTTATGGAGGTTCTGGTAGCGGAGGACTAGGAAGTGGCTCTGGACTAGGAGGTGGCGCTGGACTAGGAG GTGGCGCTGGAGGTGGACATGGAGGCAGCAGTGGAGGTTCTGGAGGTTATGGAGGTTCTGGCAGCGGAGGACTAGGAGGTGGCGCTGGACTAGGTGGTGGCGCTGGATTAGGAGGTGGTGCTGGAGGTGGACATGGAGGCAGCAGTGGAGGTTCTGGAGGTTATGGAGGTTCTGGTAGCGGAGGACTAGGAGGTGGCGCTGGACTAGGTGGTGGCGCTGGATTAGGAGGTGGTGCTGGAGGTGGACATAGAGGAAGCATTGGAGGTTCTGGAGGTTATGGAATTTCTGGTAGCGGAGGACTAGGAGGAGGGCTAGGAGGTGGGCTAGGAGGTGGACTTGGTGGTAATGGAGGAATTGGCGGAGGACACGGATTCAGTGCTGGAGGTTTAAGTAGTGGGGGTCTCGGAGGTGGCGCTGGACTAGGTGGCGCACTTGGCGCTGGTATCAGTGGCTTAGGAGGGTTCGGTGGTTTCGGTGGAAGCCATGGAGGTTACGGAGCATCAGGAGGGTCGCATGGTGGTTCAAGTGGATGTGGTTCAGGTTCCTGCGGTGGCTGCGGTTCAGGTTCTTGTGGTGGTCATGGTGGGGCATTTGCCAAAGCGAGCGCCTCTGCTTCTGCCTCAGCCTCAGCAGGTAGTTATGGAAAATAA
- the LOC133320815 gene encoding uncharacterized protein LOC133320815 isoform X44 yields MRSVCLAFGILLAFTNASERVQRSYGGGGGGGGGGGFGFGGGGGFGYGGGGGGGGGFGGGLGGGAGLGAGLDVIRSGVHGILDKVHEGLGNIGAGAGGAGGFGGSFGAGLGGSAGGGSGLGGGAGGGIGGGKEKVVYTKSDDGKSGGFAFTGTTGNGGYGGGGGYSSGGGGSGYGGGAGGGSGHSSGHGGGSAGGFGGNGASGSGGLGGGAGGGIGGGAGIGSGHGGSAGGSGGFGGSGSGGFGTGLGGGAGLGGGSGGGHGGSSGGSGSYGGSGSGGLGGGSGGGHGGSSGGSGGYGGSSSGGLGSGSGLGGGAGLGGGAGLGGGAGLGGGAGGGHGGSTGGSGGYGGSGSGGLGSGSGLGGGAGLGGGAGLGGGAGLGGGAGGGHGGSTGGSGGYGGSGSGGLGSGSGLGGGAGLGGGAGLGGGAGLGGGAGLGGGAGGGHRGSIGGSGGYGISGSGGLGGGLGGGLGGGLGGNGGIGGGHGFSAGGLSSGGLGGGAGLGGALGAGISGLGGFGGFGGSHGGYGASGGSHGGSSGCGSGSCGGCGSGSCGGHGGAFAKASASASASASAGSYGK; encoded by the exons ATGAGATCGGTCTGTTTAGCTTTTGGGATTTTGTTGGCATTTACCAATGCATCTG agaGAGTTCAAAGAAGCTACGGCGGAGGTGGAGGGGGCGGAGGTGGCGGCGGATTCGGTTTTGGTGGCGGAGGCGGATTCGGATATGGAGGTGGAGGTGGCGGCGGAGGTGGATTTGGAGGAGGCCTCGGCGGGGGTGCTGGATTAGGAGCAGGATTGGATGTTATTCGAAGTGGCGTTCATGGTATCCTCGATAAAGTACACGAAGGCCTCGGCAATATCGGCGCTGGTGCAGGTGGAGCCGGCGGTTTTGGAGGAAGTTTTGGAGCTGGTTTAGGAGGAAGTGCTGGAGGTGGTAGTGGCTTAGGAGGAGGAGCCGGCGGGGGCATCGGAGGTGGAAAAGAAAAAGTTGTTTACACCAAGTCTGACGATGGTAAATCCGGTGGATTTGCATTCACTGGAACCACTGGGAACGGTGGATATGGCGGAGGTGGTGGATACAGCAGCGGCGGTGGTGGCAGCGGCTATGGCGGAGGAGCTGGAGGAGGAAGTGGTCATAGCAGCGGACATGGTGGAGGTAGTGCTGGAGGATTCGGAGGTAATGGAGCTTCCGGTAGCGGAGGACTAGGAGGTGGTGCTGGAGGTGGAATTGGAGGAGGTGCTGGGATTGGTAGTGGACATGGAGGAAGTGCCGGAGGTTCTGGAGGTTTTGGAGGTTCTGGCAGCGGAGGATTTGGTACTGGACTGGGAGGTGGCGCTGGTCTAGGAGGTGGGTCTGGAGGTGGACATGGAGGCAGCAGTGGAGGTTCTGGAAGTTATGGAGGTTCTGGTAGCGGAGGACTAGGAGGTGGGTCTGGAGGTGGACATGGAGGCAGCTCTGGAGGTTCTGGAGGTTATGGAGGTTCTAGTAGCGGAGGACTAGGAAGTGGCTCTGGACTAGGAGGTGGCG CTGGACTAGGAGGTGGCGCTGGACTAGGTGGTGGCGCTGGATTAGGAGGTGGTGCTGGAGGTGGACATGGAGGCAGCACTGGAGGTTCTGGAGGTTATGGAGGTTCTGGTAGCGGAGGACTAGGAAGTGGCTCTGGACTAGGAGGTGGCGCTGGACTAGGAGGTGGCGCTGGACTAGGTGGTGGCGCTGGATTAGGAGGTGGTGCTGGAGGTGGACATGGAGGCAGCACTGGAG GTTCTGGAGGTTATGGAGGTTCTGGTAGCGGAGGACTAGGAAGTGGCTCTGGACTAGGAG GTGGCGCTGGACTAGGTGGTGGCGCTGGATTAGGAG GTGGCGCTGGACTAGGTGGTGGCGCTGGATTAGGAGGTGGTGCTGGAGGTGGACATAGAGGAAGCATTGGAGGTTCTGGAGGTTATGGAATTTCTGGTAGCGGAGGACTAGGAGGAGGGCTAGGAGGTGGGCTAGGAGGTGGACTTGGTGGTAATGGAGGAATTGGCGGAGGACACGGATTCAGTGCTGGAGGTTTAAGTAGTGGGGGTCTCGGAGGTGGCGCTGGACTAGGTGGCGCACTTGGCGCTGGTATCAGTGGCTTAGGAGGGTTCGGTGGTTTCGGTGGAAGCCATGGAGGTTACGGAGCATCAGGAGGGTCGCATGGTGGTTCAAGTGGATGTGGTTCAGGTTCCTGCGGTGGCTGCGGTTCAGGTTCTTGTGGTGGTCATGGTGGGGCATTTGCCAAAGCGAGCGCCTCTGCTTCTGCCTCAGCCTCAGCAGGTAGTTATGGAAAATAA
- the LOC133320815 gene encoding uncharacterized protein LOC133320815 isoform X29 produces the protein MRSVCLAFGILLAFTNASERVQRSYGGGGGGGGGGGFGFGGGGGFGYGGGGGGGGGFGGGLGGGAGLGAGLDVIRSGVHGILDKVHEGLGNIGAGAGGAGGFGGSFGAGLGGSAGGGSGLGGGAGGGIGGGKEKVVYTKSDDGKSGGFAFTGTTGNGGYGGGGGYSSGGGGSGYGGGAGGGSGHSSGHGGGSAGGFGGNGASGSGGLGGGAGGGIGGGAGIGSGHGGSAGGSGGFGGSGSGGFGTGLGGGAGLGGGSGGGHGGSSGGSGSYGGSGSGGLGGGSGGGHGGSSGGSGGYGGSSSGGLGSGSGLGGGAGLGGGAGLGGGAGLGGGAGGGHGGSTGGSGGYGGSGSGGLGSGSGLGGGAGLGGGAGLGGGAGLGSGAGLGGGAGGGHGGSTGGSGGSGGYGGSGSGGLGSGSGLGGGAGGGHGGSSGGSGGYGGSGSGGLGGGAGLGGGAGLGGGAGLGGGAGGGHRGSIGGSGGYGISGSGGLGGGLGGGLGGGLGGNGGIGGGHGFSAGGLSSGGLGGGAGLGGALGAGISGLGGFGGFGGSHGGYGASGGSHGGSSGCGSGSCGGCGSGSCGGHGGAFAKASASASASASAGSYGK, from the exons ATGAGATCGGTCTGTTTAGCTTTTGGGATTTTGTTGGCATTTACCAATGCATCTG agaGAGTTCAAAGAAGCTACGGCGGAGGTGGAGGGGGCGGAGGTGGCGGCGGATTCGGTTTTGGTGGCGGAGGCGGATTCGGATATGGAGGTGGAGGTGGCGGCGGAGGTGGATTTGGAGGAGGCCTCGGCGGGGGTGCTGGATTAGGAGCAGGATTGGATGTTATTCGAAGTGGCGTTCATGGTATCCTCGATAAAGTACACGAAGGCCTCGGCAATATCGGCGCTGGTGCAGGTGGAGCCGGCGGTTTTGGAGGAAGTTTTGGAGCTGGTTTAGGAGGAAGTGCTGGAGGTGGTAGTGGCTTAGGAGGAGGAGCCGGCGGGGGCATCGGAGGTGGAAAAGAAAAAGTTGTTTACACCAAGTCTGACGATGGTAAATCCGGTGGATTTGCATTCACTGGAACCACTGGGAACGGTGGATATGGCGGAGGTGGTGGATACAGCAGCGGCGGTGGTGGCAGCGGCTATGGCGGAGGAGCTGGAGGAGGAAGTGGTCATAGCAGCGGACATGGTGGAGGTAGTGCTGGAGGATTCGGAGGTAATGGAGCTTCCGGTAGCGGAGGACTAGGAGGTGGTGCTGGAGGTGGAATTGGAGGAGGTGCTGGGATTGGTAGTGGACATGGAGGAAGTGCCGGAGGTTCTGGAGGTTTTGGAGGTTCTGGCAGCGGAGGATTTGGTACTGGACTGGGAGGTGGCGCTGGTCTAGGAGGTGGGTCTGGAGGTGGACATGGAGGCAGCAGTGGAGGTTCTGGAAGTTATGGAGGTTCTGGTAGCGGAGGACTAGGAGGTGGGTCTGGAGGTGGACATGGAGGCAGCTCTGGAGGTTCTGGAGGTTATGGAGGTTCTAGTAGCGGAGGACTAGGAAGTGGCTCTGGACTAGGAGGTGGCG CTGGACTAGGAGGTGGCGCTGGACTAGGTGGTGGCGCTGGATTAGGAGGTGGTGCTGGAGGTGGACATGGAGGCAGCACTGGAGGTTCTGGAGGTTATGGAGGTTCTGGTAGCGGAGGACTAGGAAGTGGCTCTGGACTAGGAGGTGGCGCTGGACTAGGAG GTGGCGCTGGACTAGGAGGTGGCGCTGGACTAGGTAGTGGCGCTGGATTAGGAGGTGGTGCTGGAGGTGGACATGGAGGCAGCACTGGAGGATCTGGAGGTTCTGGAGGTTATGGAGGTTCTGGTAGCGGAGGACTAGGAAGTGGCTCTGGACTAGGAG GTGGCGCTGGAGGTGGACATGGAGGCAGCAGTGGAGGTTCTGGAGGTTATGGAGGTTCTGGCAGCGGAGGACTAGGAGGTGGCGCTGGACTAG GAGGTGGCGCTGGACTAGGTGGTGGCGCTGGATTAGGAGGTGGTGCTGGAGGTGGACATAGAGGAAGCATTGGAGGTTCTGGAGGTTATGGAATTTCTGGTAGCGGAGGACTAGGAGGAGGGCTAGGAGGTGGGCTAGGAGGTGGACTTGGTGGTAATGGAGGAATTGGCGGAGGACACGGATTCAGTGCTGGAGGTTTAAGTAGTGGGGGTCTCGGAGGTGGCGCTGGACTAGGTGGCGCACTTGGCGCTGGTATCAGTGGCTTAGGAGGGTTCGGTGGTTTCGGTGGAAGCCATGGAGGTTACGGAGCATCAGGAGGGTCGCATGGTGGTTCAAGTGGATGTGGTTCAGGTTCCTGCGGTGGCTGCGGTTCAGGTTCTTGTGGTGGTCATGGTGGGGCATTTGCCAAAGCGAGCGCCTCTGCTTCTGCCTCAGCCTCAGCAGGTAGTTATGGAAAATAA